A genomic region of Trifolium pratense cultivar HEN17-A07 linkage group LG3, ARS_RC_1.1, whole genome shotgun sequence contains the following coding sequences:
- the LOC123918443 gene encoding WAT1-related protein At1g68170-like isoform X2, translated as MVKLLSVETIENAKPIVLMIVVQSIYAVVNIMLKMVTNDGSSLSVLIAYRFVFSTAFTVPLALFFERMEKPNLGTPAGKAKLIGTLSGIGGAMILTLYKGKRLFNFSMHIDLLQQYVTSTPHKSPSGSHVWGIMLALGTSLSFSLWYITQSKMAVNFPWHYSTAALTSLMGAIQSFVFALCTERDRRQWKIDWNLRLLTAASGGILASGVCFVLLAWCVRMKGPLYVSAFNPLLLVLVAFIASLVLDEYITVGSLTGATLIVCGLYMLLWGKSKEARQVDNNNNNNNMNEMVSVKDTDKCDSIHIANSSLTCIQKDHDKNTLGEV; from the exons ATGGTTAAATTATTGAGTGTTGAAACCATAGAGAATGCAAAGCCTATTGTATTGATGATAGTGGTCCAATCTATATATGCAGTGGTGAATATTATGTTAAAGATGGTAACAAATGATGGATCAAGCTTAAGTGTTCTTATTGCTTACAGATTTGTCTTTTCTACTGCCTTCACTGTGCCACTTGCTCTCTTCTTTGAAAG AATGGAGAAGCCAAATCTTGGAACACCAGCTGGGAAAGCAAAGTTGATAGGAACTTTAAGTGGAATTGGTGGTGCCATGATCCTCACTTTATACAAAGGCAAAAGATTATTTAACTTTTCAATGCACATTGACTTATTGCAACAATATGTGACATCAACACCACATAAGTCCCCTTCTGGTTCTCATGTTTGGGGTATCATGCTAGCTTTGGGCACTTCTCTTAGTTTCTCATTATGGTATATAACTCAG TCGAAGATGGCTGTAAATTTTCCGTGGCACTATTCAACCGCGGCTTTAACCTCTTTAATGGGTGCAATTCAATcctttgtatttgctctttgTACGGAGAGAGATCGCAGACAATGGAAGATCGATTGGAATTTGAGGCTTTTAACGGCAGCTTCTGGG GGTATATTGGCATCTGGGGTGTGCTTTGTCCTATTAGCTTGGTGTGTCCGCATGAAAGGACCCTTGTATGTGTCTGCTTTTAATCCTTTATTGCTTGTGCTTGTGGCCTTCATTGCATCATTGGTACTGGATGAGTACATTACAGTTGGAAG TCTAACAGGAGCTACATTGATTGTGTGTGGATTGTACATGTTATTATGGGGCAAAAGCAAAGAAGCAAGACAAGTggataataacaataataataataatatgaatgaAATGGTGTCTGTAAAAGACACTGATAAATGTGATTCAATTCACATTGCCAACTCATCTTTAACTTGCATCCAAAAGGATCATGACAAGAATACTTTAGGAGAAGTTTAA
- the LOC123918443 gene encoding WAT1-related protein At1g68170-like isoform X1 has translation MVKLLSVETIENAKPIVLMIVVQSIYAVVNIMLKMVTNDGSSLSVLIAYRFVFSTAFTVPLALFFERRSVQNLTGKVLFQAFLCGLFGGSLQQNLYVKSLALVSATYTITMLNLIPAITYVMAVSLRMEKPNLGTPAGKAKLIGTLSGIGGAMILTLYKGKRLFNFSMHIDLLQQYVTSTPHKSPSGSHVWGIMLALGTSLSFSLWYITQSKMAVNFPWHYSTAALTSLMGAIQSFVFALCTERDRRQWKIDWNLRLLTAASGGILASGVCFVLLAWCVRMKGPLYVSAFNPLLLVLVAFIASLVLDEYITVGSLTGATLIVCGLYMLLWGKSKEARQVDNNNNNNNMNEMVSVKDTDKCDSIHIANSSLTCIQKDHDKNTLGEV, from the exons ATGGTTAAATTATTGAGTGTTGAAACCATAGAGAATGCAAAGCCTATTGTATTGATGATAGTGGTCCAATCTATATATGCAGTGGTGAATATTATGTTAAAGATGGTAACAAATGATGGATCAAGCTTAAGTGTTCTTATTGCTTACAGATTTGTCTTTTCTACTGCCTTCACTGTGCCACTTGCTCTCTTCTTTGAAAG GAGAAGTGTGCAAAACCTAACAGGAAAGGTGCTATTCCAAGCTTTTCTTTGTGGGTTATTTGG GGGATCCTTGCAACAAAACCTCTATGTTAAATCTTTGGCCCTGGTATCAGCAACATATACTATAACCATGTTGAACCTCATCCCTGCCATTACCTATGTCATGGCCGTTTCACTTAG AATGGAGAAGCCAAATCTTGGAACACCAGCTGGGAAAGCAAAGTTGATAGGAACTTTAAGTGGAATTGGTGGTGCCATGATCCTCACTTTATACAAAGGCAAAAGATTATTTAACTTTTCAATGCACATTGACTTATTGCAACAATATGTGACATCAACACCACATAAGTCCCCTTCTGGTTCTCATGTTTGGGGTATCATGCTAGCTTTGGGCACTTCTCTTAGTTTCTCATTATGGTATATAACTCAG TCGAAGATGGCTGTAAATTTTCCGTGGCACTATTCAACCGCGGCTTTAACCTCTTTAATGGGTGCAATTCAATcctttgtatttgctctttgTACGGAGAGAGATCGCAGACAATGGAAGATCGATTGGAATTTGAGGCTTTTAACGGCAGCTTCTGGG GGTATATTGGCATCTGGGGTGTGCTTTGTCCTATTAGCTTGGTGTGTCCGCATGAAAGGACCCTTGTATGTGTCTGCTTTTAATCCTTTATTGCTTGTGCTTGTGGCCTTCATTGCATCATTGGTACTGGATGAGTACATTACAGTTGGAAG TCTAACAGGAGCTACATTGATTGTGTGTGGATTGTACATGTTATTATGGGGCAAAAGCAAAGAAGCAAGACAAGTggataataacaataataataataatatgaatgaAATGGTGTCTGTAAAAGACACTGATAAATGTGATTCAATTCACATTGCCAACTCATCTTTAACTTGCATCCAAAAGGATCATGACAAGAATACTTTAGGAGAAGTTTAA